In Brevundimonas sp. SGAir0440, one DNA window encodes the following:
- a CDS encoding response regulator transcription factor has translation MQAVSEDPDRGSPAVTLSPREQECLEWVCRGKSSSDIGIILSLSPRTVDSYLEKVCSKLRVRTRIEAVASAVRHGLIDPG, from the coding sequence ATGCAAGCTGTCTCCGAAGATCCGGACCGTGGATCGCCCGCTGTCACCCTGAGCCCGCGCGAACAGGAATGCCTGGAATGGGTCTGTCGCGGAAAGAGCTCATCCGACATCGGGATCATACTGTCCCTGTCGCCCCGCACCGTGGACAGCTATCTTGAAAAGGTCTGTTCCAAACTCCGGGTCCGGACCCGGATCGAAGCGGTCGCCTCAGCGGTCCGGCACGGTCTGATCGACCCGGGATGA
- a CDS encoding RNA polymerase sigma factor has protein sequence MTDTKQLGVEAQDGINRLYRRYAVWLDRRLRPHIGADAAADVVQETYLRAAPYAVSDIRHPKAFLLQIALNLVRDESRREGRRRQSQALQRPAEAEAAPQFDQVLLEQVIRSMPQLYRDVFVLNRFGGMTYPEISVSLEISVKTVEWRMSRALQYCASRLDL, from the coding sequence GTGACCGATACGAAGCAGCTGGGGGTGGAGGCGCAGGACGGGATCAACCGTCTCTACCGGCGATACGCCGTCTGGCTGGATCGCCGGTTGCGCCCTCACATCGGCGCCGACGCTGCGGCGGATGTCGTCCAGGAGACCTACCTCAGGGCGGCGCCTTACGCCGTGTCGGACATCCGCCATCCAAAAGCGTTCCTGCTGCAGATCGCCCTCAATCTGGTCCGCGATGAAAGCCGAAGAGAGGGCCGACGCCGCCAGAGCCAGGCGCTTCAAAGACCTGCCGAGGCCGAGGCCGCGCCGCAGTTCGACCAAGTCCTTCTCGAACAGGTTATCCGGTCCATGCCGCAACTCTACCGCGACGTCTTCGTCTTGAACCGCTTTGGCGGTATGACTTATCCCGAGATCTCCGTGTCGCTCGAGATCAGCGTGAAAACGGTGGAATGGCGAATGTCCAGGGCGCTTCAGTACTGCGCGTCTCGGCTGGACCTGTAG
- a CDS encoding FecR domain-containing protein, with product MIEAEADIRRKEAADWFSKLNQRKVTTADVKAFSAWRRDPENARAFSRLEAMWDAAGTLAQSPGVAGLADEALSRVEKARPRRRMRDAGRLIPLGVAGAMALVIGAGSLTWWSLQRPDAYATAIGEQRTVRLEDGSRIVLDTDSRVTVRFTDARRVVTLAAGRAMFEVEVEGDAARPFFVQAGDTEVTAVGTRFDVRRSGSGARVVLVEGRVDVHKPSSRTAQWTLEPGQQVTTSGPTPRVVAVNVPAETSWTVGRLTFENTPIAAAVTEVNRYTSKPIELRDERISSIRVSGVFNAGDIDGFVAALRDLYHLEAATAADGHLILSGPA from the coding sequence ATGATCGAGGCTGAAGCCGACATCAGGCGCAAGGAAGCCGCCGACTGGTTCAGCAAGTTGAACCAGCGCAAGGTCACGACCGCCGACGTGAAGGCGTTCAGCGCGTGGCGGCGAGACCCGGAGAACGCGCGCGCTTTCAGCCGTCTCGAAGCCATGTGGGACGCGGCAGGGACGCTGGCGCAAAGCCCCGGGGTGGCGGGGCTCGCCGACGAGGCCTTGAGTCGGGTCGAAAAGGCGCGCCCGCGCCGTCGGATGCGGGACGCCGGCCGTCTGATCCCGCTCGGCGTCGCGGGCGCCATGGCGCTTGTGATCGGAGCCGGGAGCCTGACCTGGTGGTCCCTGCAGCGGCCGGACGCCTACGCCACGGCCATCGGCGAGCAACGCACCGTGCGGCTGGAAGACGGTTCCCGCATCGTCCTCGACACGGACTCGCGGGTCACCGTTCGCTTCACCGACGCCCGTCGCGTGGTCACGCTCGCAGCAGGACGCGCCATGTTTGAGGTCGAGGTCGAGGGCGACGCCGCGCGGCCTTTCTTCGTCCAGGCGGGCGACACGGAGGTCACCGCCGTCGGCACGCGCTTTGACGTTCGGCGATCTGGCTCCGGGGCGCGTGTCGTCCTGGTCGAAGGGCGCGTCGACGTTCACAAGCCGTCCTCGAGGACGGCCCAATGGACCCTGGAGCCCGGCCAGCAGGTCACCACCTCGGGTCCAACGCCCCGGGTCGTCGCGGTCAATGTCCCGGCCGAAACCAGTTGGACAGTCGGCCGGCTGACCTTTGAGAACACGCCGATCGCTGCGGCCGTGACGGAGGTGAACCGCTACACCTCCAAACCGATCGAGCTTCGCGACGAACGCATCTCGTCGATCCGGGTCAGCGGCGTTTTCAACGCCGGGGACATCGACGGCTTCGTCGCCGCCCTGCGCGACCTCTATCACCTTGAAGCCGCCACGGCGGCCGACGGCCATCTGATCCTTTCGGGGCCGGCATGA
- a CDS encoding TonB-dependent receptor, whose translation MGHRFTSTALAALMLGVATPVIAQSTEAVRTFSIGAGPLERSLPVFAQQSGLQILYPSALVAGRQARALTGEYTPEAALAELLRGTGLAYRQSRPTVFVLVDPSARAEAEPQATQLEEIVVTGTYLRGADSPSPVTVITQDDIARQGRATVAETLAALPQNFTGAAYEGSAGTGADRTSRNSAYATGVNLRGLGADATLVLVNGRRIAGTGSAGDFSDISNLPSSAIARADVLLDGASALYGADAVGGVVNIILKSRFDGAETRLRVGGTSDGGAEETLLSHSGGFNWSNGGLLAAYEFHDRGELRAADRRATANADLRPLGGSDWRFTYAAPGNLMAFDPVSGSYEPVYAIPRNQNGVGLTPGDFRPGEVNLTNQMEGLWSLPHQRRHSLFVAGRQDLPGGFSLDGDLRYTDRTYIQESVADIGILFVTPDNPFFVPVAGEPYQEIAYSFINDLGPGRDEGFSRSVGGAVGVTGELAGWNLAAYLSGGRETTGLMASNRVQTTRLDEALGSTPNNPGTTFNPAVDGYFNPYGAPAAHSPALLAFIGSGYLRSENISTVGSFNLKADGVLFALPGGDLRMAVGVDYRQERFETSGENFISGAAPRIAAPTAFERDVSAAFVELRAPLVGPDNARPGLERLELSLAGRVEDHEGIGQTSNPKFGVLYNPTPDLLLRASYGTSFRAPSLRELNSAYRLGPVFLDRAGANVISIVQYGGNPNLIPETAESWTAGFVWTPAAAEGLRIEGGWFRTTFEDRIATPVAENLINALNDPTLAPFIRYVSPGSNADDRAYVQSLLSHPGNFNPNVFPATAYGAVIDNRYVNASAVEVEGLDLSTRYRFTLGSDDISLDATVTHLLTNDRAVTATSPTEDMLGAPNFPARWRGRFGAQWLRGPLTLGGALNHVSGGRDRVNGRGIDDWITLDGQIRYDLQSGWGEGLSLTLNVLNLTNEEPPFYDAPAGIGYDAANTNVLGRQISLQLVKRW comes from the coding sequence ATGGGTCACAGGTTCACTTCAACCGCGCTCGCTGCGCTCATGCTGGGTGTCGCGACGCCGGTCATCGCGCAATCGACCGAGGCCGTCCGGACGTTCAGCATCGGCGCCGGGCCGCTTGAGCGCAGCCTGCCGGTGTTCGCCCAGCAGAGCGGCCTGCAGATCCTCTATCCCAGCGCGCTGGTAGCCGGCCGACAGGCTCGCGCTCTCACCGGCGAATACACTCCTGAGGCCGCGCTCGCGGAGCTCCTGCGCGGGACGGGCCTGGCCTATCGCCAGAGCCGCCCGACGGTCTTCGTACTCGTTGATCCCTCAGCCCGCGCCGAGGCCGAACCGCAGGCCACCCAGCTTGAAGAAATCGTGGTCACGGGGACCTATCTGCGGGGCGCGGACAGTCCGTCGCCGGTCACCGTCATTACCCAGGACGACATCGCCCGGCAAGGCCGCGCGACGGTCGCCGAGACCCTCGCCGCCTTGCCGCAGAACTTCACCGGGGCGGCCTATGAGGGGTCTGCCGGGACAGGCGCAGACCGCACGAGCCGAAACTCGGCTTATGCGACCGGGGTGAACCTGCGGGGTCTGGGCGCGGATGCAACCCTCGTCCTGGTCAACGGCCGGCGGATCGCGGGCACGGGCAGCGCCGGCGACTTCTCGGACATCTCCAATCTTCCCAGCAGCGCCATTGCCCGAGCGGATGTGCTGCTCGACGGCGCGTCGGCCCTCTACGGCGCAGACGCGGTCGGCGGTGTAGTCAACATCATCCTGAAGTCACGGTTCGACGGCGCCGAAACCCGGCTACGTGTTGGCGGCACCAGCGACGGCGGGGCCGAGGAGACTCTCCTGTCTCACAGCGGCGGTTTCAACTGGTCCAACGGCGGCCTCCTCGCCGCTTACGAATTCCACGACCGCGGCGAGTTGCGCGCCGCCGACCGTCGCGCAACCGCGAATGCGGACCTGCGCCCGCTGGGCGGCTCGGACTGGCGCTTCACCTACGCGGCCCCGGGCAACCTCATGGCGTTCGATCCGGTCAGCGGATCCTATGAACCGGTCTACGCCATCCCACGCAATCAGAACGGCGTGGGCCTCACGCCTGGAGACTTTCGCCCGGGCGAAGTCAATCTGACCAATCAGATGGAGGGCCTGTGGAGCCTGCCGCACCAGCGCCGGCACAGCCTTTTCGTGGCGGGCCGGCAGGACCTTCCGGGCGGTTTCAGTCTGGACGGCGACCTTCGCTACACCGACCGGACCTACATCCAGGAGTCGGTGGCCGACATCGGCATCCTGTTCGTGACGCCGGACAATCCCTTCTTCGTGCCGGTGGCGGGCGAGCCCTATCAGGAGATCGCCTATTCCTTCATCAACGACCTGGGGCCGGGCCGTGACGAAGGCTTCTCCCGCAGCGTCGGCGGCGCCGTCGGGGTCACGGGTGAACTCGCCGGATGGAACCTCGCGGCCTATCTGAGCGGAGGTCGGGAGACTACCGGGCTTATGGCCTCGAACCGGGTCCAGACGACCCGGCTCGACGAAGCCCTCGGCTCTACGCCGAACAATCCGGGAACCACCTTCAACCCGGCCGTCGACGGCTACTTCAATCCCTATGGCGCTCCCGCCGCCCATAGCCCGGCCCTGTTGGCCTTCATCGGGTCCGGCTACCTTCGGTCCGAGAACATCAGCACGGTCGGCTCCTTCAACCTCAAGGCCGACGGCGTCCTCTTCGCCCTGCCAGGCGGGGACCTGCGCATGGCCGTCGGTGTCGACTATCGCCAGGAGCGCTTCGAAACCTCCGGCGAGAATTTCATCTCCGGCGCAGCGCCGCGCATCGCCGCCCCGACGGCGTTCGAGCGCGACGTCTCGGCCGCCTTCGTCGAACTGCGCGCGCCGCTCGTGGGGCCCGACAACGCCCGGCCCGGCCTCGAACGGTTGGAGCTGTCCCTTGCCGGTCGTGTCGAGGACCATGAGGGGATCGGCCAGACCAGCAATCCCAAGTTCGGCGTCCTCTACAACCCGACCCCCGACCTGCTCCTGCGCGCCAGCTACGGCACCTCGTTCCGCGCCCCTTCGCTGAGGGAGTTGAACAGCGCCTACCGGCTCGGCCCGGTGTTCCTGGACCGCGCCGGCGCCAATGTGATCAGCATCGTCCAGTACGGGGGCAACCCGAATCTCATCCCGGAGACCGCGGAATCTTGGACGGCGGGCTTCGTCTGGACGCCCGCCGCCGCCGAAGGTCTCCGGATCGAGGGCGGCTGGTTCCGGACGACCTTCGAGGACCGGATCGCGACCCCGGTCGCGGAGAACCTGATCAATGCGCTCAATGATCCGACCCTGGCCCCTTTCATCCGCTATGTGAGCCCCGGCTCAAACGCGGACGACCGGGCCTATGTCCAGTCCCTGCTCAGCCACCCGGGCAACTTCAATCCGAACGTCTTCCCGGCGACCGCCTACGGCGCCGTCATCGACAACCGCTACGTCAACGCCTCGGCGGTAGAGGTCGAGGGGCTCGACCTTTCGACGCGCTATCGCTTCACCCTGGGGTCGGACGACATCTCGCTCGACGCGACCGTGACCCATCTGCTGACCAACGACCGGGCGGTCACGGCGACCTCTCCCACCGAGGACATGCTCGGCGCCCCGAACTTTCCCGCGCGGTGGCGGGGCCGCTTCGGCGCGCAGTGGCTGCGCGGCCCGCTCACACTAGGCGGCGCCCTCAATCACGTCAGCGGAGGACGCGATCGGGTCAACGGACGCGGAATCGACGACTGGATCACTCTGGACGGTCAGATCCGCTACGACCTTCAGAGCGGATGGGGAGAAGGTCTTTCGCTCACCCTCAATGTGCTCAATCTGACCAATGAGGAGCCGCCCTTCTACGATGCGCCGGCGGGGATCGGTTACGACGCCGCCAACACCAATGTGCTGGGCCGGCAGATTTCCCTTCAGCTCGTCAAGCGCTGGTGA
- a CDS encoding prolyl oligopeptidase family serine peptidase, with amino-acid sequence MRMVALALAGLLATACPALARQEPLTVDVILGLESFGRVAIDPSGAVAVFEERRARGDLPRHDLEAEGANRYARLYRIDLDAPDHPRPLLTMDEDAGYSVGAFSPSGRRLAVFRLRNDEWRLGIVEIAAGEVVWTDVAPELGLWGRSLEWLTDDTLVVLGMPDGALPPRLAGPRAEQARLLALRAAATAGSPAAITVGEDGPPEALPPRRLWRIDAVTGEAAAIADGPFLDLEVSPDGRYAALLLDGPLLPPPSADTASEVRRARGLELVELTTGAAVRPPEAGNISTSLLAWSPASDALLVATIGDKPARLLTVAPDGAARDVTPAGAHPTTPIDFQGMATAEGGWLGETPIFKGRSGSREGWFVAGADALPLLGLSPDAGLVAEGRSSVLFTSGGRVVRLGADGELPDLGAVASAVNPRGPFGLRAQSGPLKAAFAVAERPDGRLCQVWADPGAESRCVAATPGAAISWSREIGLDRSGPEAESNTLRLQSGPRREVVWRLNPELDRIAVAAPRRVTGVGGAGGWLYPPSNPTAAPPVIVVPYQGEAYPAPPWWMRRESTSLSLAPQLMVTAGYAILIPDLPATPEPADGLAQRILSVVDAAAAEGLVDADRIGLWGWSFGAWSAVMSAAQSPRFDAVVALNGPMNFSTVIGDVGSTLRLEGGHALAATAGARWLESGQAEMRDAYWRAPDRYRRNSPFEQADRITAPTLLVVGEYDLMLSQSEQLYGALHRLNRPVALTLLIGEDHGVQSPGNIRLYYDQVRDWFGRHLMGPGGPAAPASGAPRPPSAPD; translated from the coding sequence ATGCGCATGGTCGCTCTCGCCCTCGCGGGCCTGCTCGCGACGGCGTGCCCGGCGTTGGCGAGGCAAGAGCCGCTCACGGTGGATGTCATTCTGGGACTCGAAAGCTTCGGACGGGTCGCGATCGATCCGTCCGGCGCGGTCGCCGTCTTCGAGGAGCGGCGCGCCCGAGGCGATCTCCCCCGCCATGATCTGGAGGCCGAAGGCGCCAACCGGTACGCCCGGCTGTACCGCATCGACCTCGACGCCCCCGACCATCCGCGACCGCTCCTGACGATGGACGAAGACGCCGGCTATTCCGTCGGCGCCTTCTCGCCCAGCGGTCGGCGTCTGGCCGTGTTTCGGCTCCGGAACGACGAATGGCGGCTGGGAATCGTCGAGATCGCCGCGGGGGAGGTGGTGTGGACCGATGTGGCGCCGGAGCTTGGCCTATGGGGCCGGTCCCTGGAATGGCTCACGGACGACACCCTCGTCGTGCTTGGCATGCCGGACGGGGCGCTTCCTCCAAGACTGGCGGGCCCCCGCGCCGAACAGGCACGCCTGCTGGCGCTGAGGGCGGCGGCGACGGCCGGGTCGCCGGCTGCGATCACGGTGGGCGAAGACGGCCCGCCGGAAGCCTTGCCGCCGCGACGTCTCTGGCGGATCGACGCCGTCACCGGAGAGGCCGCGGCGATCGCCGACGGTCCCTTCCTCGACCTCGAGGTCTCTCCGGACGGACGATACGCCGCGCTTCTGCTGGACGGCCCCCTCCTGCCGCCGCCCTCCGCCGATACCGCGAGCGAGGTGCGCCGCGCCCGGGGGCTGGAGCTCGTCGAGCTGACCACCGGGGCCGCCGTCCGGCCGCCCGAAGCCGGCAACATCTCTACGAGCCTGCTCGCCTGGTCGCCAGCCTCCGACGCGCTTCTCGTGGCCACGATCGGCGACAAGCCGGCCCGGCTCCTGACCGTCGCTCCGGACGGCGCGGCGCGGGACGTGACCCCGGCCGGAGCGCACCCGACCACGCCGATCGACTTCCAGGGCATGGCGACGGCCGAGGGCGGCTGGCTGGGCGAGACCCCGATCTTCAAGGGCCGCTCCGGATCCCGCGAGGGCTGGTTCGTCGCCGGCGCCGACGCCCTGCCGCTCTTGGGCCTGTCTCCGGACGCCGGGCTCGTCGCCGAGGGTCGGTCCTCGGTTCTGTTTACCAGCGGCGGGCGCGTCGTGCGCCTTGGTGCAGACGGCGAGCTCCCCGATCTCGGGGCCGTCGCGTCGGCGGTGAACCCCCGCGGTCCTTTCGGATTACGGGCGCAGAGCGGTCCGCTGAAGGCGGCCTTCGCCGTGGCCGAGCGTCCCGATGGGCGACTGTGCCAAGTCTGGGCCGATCCCGGAGCCGAGTCTCGATGCGTCGCAGCGACGCCAGGGGCCGCGATCAGCTGGAGCCGGGAGATCGGCCTCGACCGGAGCGGGCCGGAGGCGGAATCCAATACGCTTCGCCTACAGAGTGGTCCTCGCCGGGAGGTGGTCTGGCGGCTGAACCCCGAACTCGACCGGATCGCGGTCGCGGCGCCCCGGCGGGTCACCGGCGTCGGCGGCGCGGGCGGCTGGCTCTATCCGCCGTCAAACCCGACAGCGGCGCCGCCCGTGATCGTGGTGCCCTATCAGGGCGAGGCCTACCCCGCCCCGCCGTGGTGGATGCGGCGGGAGTCCACCAGCCTGTCGCTGGCGCCGCAGCTGATGGTCACGGCGGGCTACGCCATCCTCATCCCGGACCTTCCCGCGACCCCGGAACCGGCTGACGGCCTCGCCCAACGCATCCTGTCGGTCGTCGACGCCGCGGCGGCGGAAGGGTTGGTCGATGCAGACCGGATCGGCTTGTGGGGCTGGAGCTTCGGCGCCTGGTCCGCCGTGATGAGCGCGGCCCAGTCTCCCCGCTTCGACGCCGTGGTGGCGTTGAACGGGCCGATGAATTTCTCGACGGTCATCGGGGACGTCGGTTCGACCCTGCGGCTGGAGGGCGGGCATGCGCTCGCCGCGACAGCTGGGGCCCGCTGGCTGGAGTCCGGCCAGGCCGAGATGCGCGACGCCTACTGGCGTGCGCCCGACCGGTATCGGCGCAACAGTCCGTTCGAGCAGGCGGACCGCATCACCGCGCCGACGCTTCTGGTGGTGGGAGAATACGACCTTATGCTGAGCCAGTCGGAGCAGCTCTACGGGGCGCTGCACCGTCTGAACCGCCCGGTGGCCCTGACTCTCCTCATCGGCGAGGACCACGGCGTTCAGAGCCCGGGCAACATCCGGCTCTACTACGACCAGGTGCGCGACTGGTTCGGCCGGCATCTCATGGGACCCGGCGGTCCAGCCGCTCCCGCCAGCGGCGCACCCAGGCCTCCGTCAGCGCCAGACTGA
- a CDS encoding asparagine synthase-related protein, with protein sequence MGADCAIILVGDNPAAVDALVAPVRQRLSRAGWSRKSHDPFIQVFAPTGGRLEVARGLDGHGVVIGEIYDREGQALSLRARGALGCRRLDAAQARMVCSDHWGRYLLVRRVEGDVAVLRDPSGALDCVVWRKAGVTLISTSAAAVIDPWLPEGIGLDWNAVAALVGRPGEHRHRLALTGLQAVAGGELRVTGEGVNQGRQIWRPAEVYRDRASRPATDLRGAVERSVRALAGDRRWIAEVSGGLDSAIVAGVLTTDQRRSVAAWVNHYVDQPEGDERDYARAVAGRHGFTLTEVRRDGLRLDAARLAACAETFRPAANDIDPDYNDDIADRIEATGGWGSLTGQGGDAVFFQMPSLLIGLDEIWERRGRARLVVLHRLSRWLRRPLWPTALARDWREEVCHRAGWDHPWLDDLRGVPPAKALQMSALAFCQTFQGPAVRSRLGPCVNPLLSQPVVEAGLALSAVDLTWGGRDRAAARAAFADVLPPSILDRRSKGELGAYYGGAVAAHLDFLRDYLLGGALAEAGLIDPGLEDRLTRDALLWRGGHSHLLSLALTEAWVRRWRERLDRRVP encoded by the coding sequence GTGGGGGCGGATTGCGCGATCATTCTCGTCGGCGACAATCCGGCCGCGGTCGACGCCTTGGTCGCGCCCGTTCGACAGCGCCTGAGCCGGGCCGGCTGGTCGCGCAAATCGCACGATCCCTTCATCCAGGTGTTCGCCCCGACCGGCGGACGGCTCGAGGTCGCCCGGGGACTCGATGGGCACGGCGTGGTCATCGGCGAGATCTACGACCGCGAGGGCCAGGCGCTGTCGCTGCGGGCGCGCGGCGCCCTGGGATGCCGACGGCTGGACGCGGCGCAGGCCCGCATGGTCTGTTCGGACCACTGGGGGCGCTACCTGCTGGTTCGGCGGGTCGAGGGCGACGTCGCCGTGCTCCGCGACCCGTCTGGTGCCCTGGACTGCGTCGTCTGGCGCAAGGCCGGCGTGACGCTGATCTCCACGAGCGCGGCGGCGGTCATCGATCCCTGGCTGCCCGAGGGGATCGGGCTGGATTGGAACGCGGTCGCCGCCCTGGTGGGCCGCCCCGGCGAACACCGGCATCGACTGGCCCTGACCGGACTACAGGCCGTCGCCGGCGGCGAGCTGCGGGTGACCGGGGAGGGCGTCAACCAGGGGCGGCAGATCTGGCGGCCCGCGGAGGTGTATCGGGACCGGGCCTCGCGTCCGGCGACCGATCTCCGAGGGGCGGTGGAACGGTCGGTGCGGGCGCTGGCGGGCGACAGGCGCTGGATCGCCGAGGTCAGCGGCGGACTGGACTCCGCCATCGTGGCGGGCGTCCTGACCACAGATCAGCGCCGAAGCGTCGCCGCCTGGGTCAACCACTACGTCGACCAGCCGGAGGGTGACGAACGGGATTACGCCCGGGCGGTCGCGGGACGGCATGGCTTTACGCTGACGGAAGTCCGTCGCGACGGCCTCAGGCTCGACGCCGCCCGCCTGGCCGCGTGCGCCGAGACCTTCCGGCCAGCGGCCAACGACATCGATCCCGACTACAACGACGACATCGCCGACCGGATCGAGGCGACGGGCGGCTGGGGCTCGCTGACGGGGCAGGGCGGCGACGCGGTCTTCTTTCAGATGCCCAGCCTGCTGATCGGGCTGGACGAGATCTGGGAGCGGCGCGGTCGCGCGCGGTTGGTGGTCCTGCATCGCCTCTCGCGCTGGCTGCGGCGCCCCCTGTGGCCCACGGCGCTCGCCCGGGACTGGCGCGAGGAGGTCTGCCATCGCGCCGGCTGGGACCACCCCTGGCTCGACGATCTGCGCGGCGTCCCGCCTGCCAAAGCCTTGCAGATGTCCGCCTTGGCCTTCTGCCAGACGTTTCAGGGGCCGGCGGTGCGCAGCCGTCTGGGCCCCTGCGTCAATCCGCTGCTCAGCCAGCCGGTGGTGGAGGCGGGGTTGGCCCTGTCGGCGGTCGATCTGACCTGGGGCGGGCGTGACCGCGCCGCCGCGCGCGCCGCCTTCGCGGATGTCTTGCCGCCCTCGATCCTGGATCGCCGCTCCAAGGGCGAACTGGGCGCCTATTACGGCGGCGCCGTCGCCGCGCACCTGGACTTCCTGCGCGACTATCTGCTCGGCGGCGCACTGGCGGAGGCGGGGTTGATCGATCCCGGACTGGAGGACCGCCTCACCCGGGACGCCCTGCTGTGGCGCGGTGGTCATTCCCACCTGCTCAGTCTGGCGCTGACGGAGGCCTGGGTGCGCCGCTGGCGGGAGCGGCTGGACCGCCGGGTCCCATGA
- a CDS encoding lasso peptide biosynthesis B2 protein produces MAEALPAEDGHCGWLAEGVHAVRVGDDLILLDLAADDYLCLPECGDLRIEGRRALGSMNDLLRLAAEELLHPTSARDDRTPPPALPSARLPPAPPIRPTLRDLVTFGVIWVEAVRRRPTLLDLSRRYARRRGRRSDPEALAARVEVFRQLLPLAPWTGACLLQAELLLRFVNAADLDADWVFGVRTFPFLAHCWLQSGDRCISEAPETLTVYRPILVI; encoded by the coding sequence ATGGCCGAAGCGCTTCCCGCCGAGGACGGTCACTGCGGCTGGCTCGCAGAGGGCGTTCACGCAGTCCGCGTCGGCGACGATCTGATCCTGCTCGATCTCGCCGCAGACGACTATCTCTGCCTGCCGGAGTGCGGCGATCTTCGGATTGAGGGACGGCGGGCTTTGGGATCGATGAACGATCTTCTTCGCCTGGCCGCCGAGGAGTTGCTGCATCCCACGTCAGCGCGGGACGATCGCACCCCGCCGCCGGCCCTGCCGTCGGCGCGCCTTCCGCCTGCGCCGCCGATCCGGCCGACGCTGCGGGACCTCGTTACCTTCGGCGTCATCTGGGTCGAAGCGGTGCGGCGTCGGCCGACACTTCTGGACCTCAGCCGGCGATACGCCCGGCGTCGCGGTCGTCGGTCTGATCCCGAAGCGCTCGCCGCGCGGGTCGAGGTGTTCCGCCAGTTGCTGCCGCTGGCGCCCTGGACCGGCGCCTGCCTGCTCCAGGCGGAACTGCTCCTGCGCTTCGTCAATGCCGCGGATTTGGACGCGGACTGGGTCTTCGGGGTCCGCACCTTCCCGTTTCTCGCTCATTGCTGGCTCCAGAGCGGCGACCGGTGCATCAGCGAGGCCCCGGAAACCCTGACCGTCTATCGACCGATCCTGGTGATCTGA
- a CDS encoding GntR family transcriptional regulator: MRQRDPFGLALGSLRAALEDALAPGQHLSVVDIAASLGLSTSPVREALSRLCGEGLVEDRRGLGYFTRAAPLEDVLGLLDLEAAHVGLAALYTRVAQPCDATDASVEAWIDDLVDACDNQPLIESLVRVRRRLAPLRRLNGPTEAADGPAPASKVEAYYARWRIAATGLASRVRRIDPDQSKYTRNIV; the protein is encoded by the coding sequence ATGAGGCAGCGCGATCCCTTCGGCTTGGCGCTCGGCAGTCTGCGCGCCGCGCTGGAGGACGCCCTGGCCCCCGGACAGCATCTGTCCGTGGTGGATATCGCCGCCTCGCTCGGCCTAAGCACCAGCCCGGTGCGCGAAGCCCTGTCCCGCCTGTGCGGCGAGGGTCTCGTCGAGGATCGCCGCGGTTTGGGTTATTTCACCCGCGCGGCCCCGCTTGAGGATGTTCTGGGCTTGCTCGATCTGGAGGCCGCCCATGTCGGTCTTGCGGCGCTCTACACCCGGGTCGCCCAGCCCTGCGACGCTACGGACGCGTCCGTCGAGGCGTGGATCGACGACCTGGTTGACGCCTGCGACAACCAACCCCTGATCGAGAGCCTCGTTCGCGTGCGCCGTCGCCTGGCGCCGCTCCGACGGCTGAACGGCCCGACCGAAGCAGCCGACGGTCCCGCGCCGGCGAGCAAGGTCGAGGCCTACTATGCGCGCTGGCGGATCGCCGCGACGGGTCTCGCATCCCGTGTTCGGCGGATCGATCCAGATCAATCGAAGTATACGCGAAATATAGTTTGA
- a CDS encoding helix-turn-helix transcriptional regulator — protein sequence MDARHTQTANAVLSSSLRLIRSHRRMRAADVAQGMNMALRSYEHFESGAGRINIERIHRFAEVTDSDPHGILAALALGSPAFALRCADNKLATILAVALQEFDEEAGDAIGDLDARTIINAFTKSLKDLADQSVRRDAEAEAWLEQRRGRLIAPAREDGTGDGA from the coding sequence ATGGACGCCCGGCACACCCAGACGGCGAACGCGGTGCTCTCCTCCAGCCTGCGCCTGATCCGGTCTCATCGGCGGATGCGGGCCGCGGACGTCGCCCAAGGCATGAATATGGCGCTGCGGTCCTATGAGCATTTCGAGTCCGGCGCCGGTCGCATCAACATCGAGCGCATTCACCGCTTCGCGGAGGTCACCGACAGCGATCCGCACGGGATTCTCGCTGCTCTTGCTCTGGGGTCGCCCGCCTTCGCCTTGCGGTGCGCCGACAACAAATTGGCGACCATCCTCGCCGTGGCGCTGCAGGAGTTCGACGAAGAAGCCGGGGACGCCATCGGCGATCTGGACGCTCGCACCATTATCAACGCCTTCACCAAGAGCCTGAAGGACCTCGCCGATCAGTCCGTCCGACGCGACGCCGAGGCCGAGGCCTGGCTCGAACAGCGCCGGGGACGGTTGATAGCCCCCGCCCGGGAGGATGGGACCGGCGACGGCGCGTAA